In one Arenibacter antarcticus genomic region, the following are encoded:
- a CDS encoding DUF2461 domain-containing protein, which yields MSRTQQEVITKEVLQILDKLENNNTREWFTEHKAAFKEQEATVKNFFKHLMNKLKLHDDIEKLKLFRIYRDVRFSKDKTPYKSHFAASFSRAGVRLRGGYYVQLKPGKSFLAAGFWEPNKEDLLRIRKEFELDSSEIRAIINDKGLKDVWGEMKGDELKLAPMGFDKEHENIDLIKRKQFIFVKNFTDEEVLSDKFMDDINSAFQKIRPYFDYMSEVLTTDLNGESVYD from the coding sequence ATGAGTCGTACACAACAGGAAGTCATTACGAAAGAGGTCTTACAAATTTTAGATAAGCTGGAAAACAACAATACCAGGGAGTGGTTTACCGAGCATAAGGCAGCGTTTAAGGAACAGGAGGCAACTGTAAAAAATTTCTTCAAACACCTTATGAATAAATTAAAGCTGCATGATGATATAGAAAAATTAAAGCTATTCCGAATTTACAGAGATGTTAGATTTTCCAAAGATAAAACCCCGTATAAATCACATTTTGCAGCGTCCTTCTCTAGAGCGGGAGTACGCTTAAGAGGAGGGTATTACGTGCAATTAAAGCCTGGAAAATCATTCTTAGCGGCGGGGTTCTGGGAACCGAACAAAGAAGATTTATTACGGATAAGGAAGGAGTTTGAACTGGACAGTTCAGAGATTAGGGCCATTATAAATGATAAAGGTTTAAAAGATGTTTGGGGAGAAATGAAGGGCGATGAATTAAAATTAGCCCCTATGGGATTTGATAAGGAACACGAGAATATCGACCTGATTAAAAGGAAACAATTTATTTTTGTAAAAAATTTCACGGACGAGGAAGTATTGTCCGATAAATTTATGGACGATATAAACAGCGCTTTCCAAAAAATTCGCCCCTATTTTGATTATATGAGTGAAGTTCTTACCACTGATTTAAATGGGGAGTCGGTGTACGATTAG
- a CDS encoding acyl-CoA thioesterase: MRFHTRKWVKPEDLNANNTLFGGKLLAWIDEEAALYSIIQLENKRVVTKYMSEINFMSTALKGDIVEIGIDVVHFGRTSLTLKCEVRNKMTRETIVTVENIIMVNLGGDGKPMPHGKTRIEFVRDRLSSPV; this comes from the coding sequence ATGAGATTTCATACAAGAAAATGGGTGAAACCAGAAGACCTAAATGCGAACAATACTTTATTTGGGGGGAAGCTTCTGGCGTGGATAGATGAAGAAGCCGCTTTATATAGCATTATTCAATTGGAGAACAAACGGGTGGTAACCAAATATATGTCAGAAATAAACTTCATGAGTACCGCTTTAAAAGGAGACATCGTTGAAATTGGTATAGATGTGGTTCATTTTGGGAGGACTTCCTTAACGCTTAAATGTGAAGTTCGCAATAAAATGACTAGGGAAACCATTGTTACCGTAGAAAATATCATAATGGTAAATCTAGGGGGCGACGGAAAACCGATGCCACATGGAAAAACCAGAATAGAATTCGTAAGGGACCGTTTATCCTCTCCAGTTTAA
- a CDS encoding dipeptidase, with translation MKQFIGFICLLAIVACKDKQEKKEISLEEKALKIHEEVITIDTHIDINVANFTDTINYSQRLDNQVNLPKLKDGGLDVSWLIVYTGQGELNAEGYAKAKENAMSKFDAIHRLCEEIAPNEIELAYNSSDVRRIVKSGKKVAMIGVENAYPIGEDLSEFENYYNLGARYISLSHNGHSQFCDSNTGEADNVWLHNGLSELGRKAVAEMNRLGIMIDVSHPSKESMKQMIALSKAPIIASHSSARALCGHSRNLDDEQLLMMKENGGVVQTVAFSSYLNTEKHEVYTNYMRDLNRQVADSLGVDWYERFQLADLSEEQRINFREISPRIVEIAKSKATQDQNAPEDVSVSDFVDHIDYMVKLIGIDHVGISSDFDGGGGILGWTDASETKNVTLELVKRGYNQEEIAKLWGENLLRVMDQVQQVANAATMN, from the coding sequence ATGAAACAATTTATAGGATTTATCTGCTTACTGGCAATTGTAGCCTGTAAGGATAAACAAGAAAAGAAAGAAATATCATTGGAAGAGAAAGCCCTCAAGATCCATGAAGAGGTAATTACCATAGACACCCATATAGATATAAATGTCGCCAATTTTACTGATACCATCAACTACAGCCAACGGTTGGACAATCAAGTGAATCTCCCTAAATTAAAAGATGGTGGACTGGATGTTTCTTGGCTGATTGTCTACACAGGGCAAGGCGAGCTAAATGCTGAAGGATACGCCAAGGCAAAAGAAAATGCAATGTCCAAATTTGATGCCATCCATAGACTCTGTGAAGAGATTGCACCAAATGAAATAGAGTTGGCTTATAACTCTAGTGATGTTCGAAGGATTGTGAAATCTGGGAAAAAAGTGGCGATGATAGGGGTAGAAAATGCCTATCCAATTGGAGAGGACTTATCGGAATTTGAAAATTATTACAATTTAGGTGCTAGATATATATCCCTATCCCATAACGGCCATAGCCAATTTTGCGATTCCAATACTGGTGAAGCCGACAACGTATGGCTTCATAACGGTCTTAGCGAATTAGGAAGGAAGGCTGTGGCAGAAATGAACAGATTGGGAATTATGATCGATGTATCCCATCCTTCCAAAGAATCCATGAAACAAATGATAGCCTTATCTAAAGCACCAATTATTGCTTCCCACTCCTCTGCACGGGCTCTTTGTGGTCACAGTAGAAATTTAGACGATGAGCAATTGCTGATGATGAAGGAAAATGGTGGCGTAGTGCAAACTGTGGCTTTTAGCTCCTATCTAAATACGGAAAAACACGAGGTATATACTAATTATATGCGTGACCTTAATAGGCAGGTAGCGGACTCTTTGGGGGTAGATTGGTACGAAAGATTTCAACTGGCGGACTTATCCGAGGAGCAGCGGATTAATTTTAGGGAGATTTCTCCCAGAATAGTGGAAATTGCCAAATCGAAAGCAACCCAAGATCAAAACGCACCTGAAGATGTCAGTGTATCCGACTTTGTGGATCATATTGATTATATGGTGAAATTGATTGGAATTGACCATGTGGGTATTAGTTCAGATTTTGATGGTGGCGGTGGCATATTAGGCTGGACCGATGCTTCGGAAACCAAAAATGTCACCTTGGAATTGGTGAAAAGAGGATATAACCAAGAAGAGATCGCCAAACTTTGGGGAGAAAATTTACTTCGGGTAATGGATCAGGTACAACAAGTGGCTAATGCAGCCACTATGAATTAA
- a CDS encoding RNA polymerase sigma factor RpoD/SigA, with protein MRQLKIIKQVTNRESKSLDKYLQDISKIDLITANEEVELAQKIRDGDQLALEKLTTANLRFVVSVAKQYQNQGLTLPDLINEGNVGLVKAAKRFDETRGFKFISYAVWWIRQAILQALAEQSRVVRLPLNKIGSINKIKRTFSYLEQAHERPPSAEEIAKELDLSIREVEQSMKISGRHVSMDAPLKEGENSNLYDVLSSGESPRPDKKLLLQSLNTEINRALDTLSPREADVIKLYYGIGDHQAMTLAEIGLTFDLTRERVRQIREKAIRKLRHNSRNKMLKTYLG; from the coding sequence ATGAGGCAACTAAAGATTATCAAGCAGGTTACCAATAGGGAGTCAAAATCATTGGATAAATATCTGCAAGATATCAGTAAAATTGATTTGATTACGGCCAATGAGGAGGTAGAATTAGCTCAAAAGATTAGGGATGGCGATCAATTGGCATTGGAAAAACTCACCACGGCCAACCTAAGGTTTGTTGTTTCAGTAGCGAAACAATACCAAAATCAAGGTCTAACCTTACCTGATTTAATCAATGAAGGTAACGTAGGATTGGTTAAGGCCGCTAAACGGTTTGATGAAACGCGGGGATTTAAGTTTATTTCCTATGCGGTATGGTGGATTAGGCAAGCCATTCTACAAGCTTTGGCAGAACAATCTAGGGTAGTACGACTACCTTTGAACAAAATTGGATCGATCAATAAAATAAAAAGGACCTTTTCCTACTTGGAGCAGGCCCATGAACGTCCGCCCTCTGCAGAAGAAATCGCTAAAGAATTGGACCTATCTATTAGAGAAGTAGAACAGTCCATGAAAATTTCTGGTAGGCATGTTTCTATGGACGCCCCTTTAAAGGAAGGTGAGAATTCCAATCTTTATGATGTATTGAGTTCTGGAGAATCGCCCAGACCTGATAAAAAATTATTGCTTCAATCCTTAAATACTGAGATTAACAGAGCCTTGGATACCTTGTCTCCAAGAGAGGCAGATGTAATAAAATTATATTACGGAATTGGAGACCACCAAGCCATGACCCTTGCGGAAATTGGACTTACATTCGATTTAACTAGGGAAAGAGTAAGGCAGATAAGGGAAAAGGCAATCAGAAAACTGCGCCATAATTCCAGGAATAAAATGTTGAAAACGTATTTGGGATAG
- a CDS encoding DUF6155 family protein — MSKRALTKYLSELKKKELESQLIDLYTRFPIVKEYYDFVFNPKEDKLVQDAKVKISNEYFPQRRKRAKARRSVAQKFIKHFITLGVDPHFTADLMLYNLEIAQTYSINKNIPTTFYKSMEKSFNELVRYISLNGLLSQFKDRIVACYRFTTENDWPYQEDFSKSLDILD; from the coding sequence ATGAGTAAAAGAGCATTGACAAAGTACTTGTCCGAGTTGAAAAAGAAAGAGTTAGAATCTCAATTGATAGACTTGTATACCAGATTCCCCATAGTCAAAGAATACTATGATTTTGTTTTTAATCCCAAGGAAGATAAATTGGTGCAAGATGCCAAGGTAAAGATCTCTAACGAATATTTTCCACAGAGAAGAAAACGGGCCAAGGCAAGAAGATCTGTAGCCCAAAAGTTCATAAAACATTTTATTACCCTAGGAGTAGATCCGCATTTTACGGCAGACCTAATGTTGTATAATTTGGAAATAGCACAGACCTATTCAATAAACAAAAATATTCCTACGACCTTTTACAAGAGTATGGAAAAGTCATTTAACGAATTGGTCCGGTACATTTCTTTAAACGGACTGTTATCTCAATTTAAGGATCGGATTGTAGCGTGCTATCGCTTTACAACAGAGAATGATTGGCCCTACCAAGAAGATTTTTCAAAAAGTCTCGATATCTTAGATTAG